The Melospiza georgiana isolate bMelGeo1 chromosome 1, bMelGeo1.pri, whole genome shotgun sequence genome contains the following window.
TCATCTGTGTGGATTTCCTGGGCTATTTTTCTGGTCACATGGTCTATGTATTTATTGTTTATAAATGAAAGAGTAGTCAGCGCTCTGCCATTGCTGCCTTACTCTGTGTTACAAACTGCTAATTCTAattgccctggctgcagctgaaaATGCTTTGCCTGGGCGTTTTTTGAGCTTAGGTTTCTCATTGTATTTCTGGAGGCTGGCAATGATCTTGTTTTTGTTCAACTATTCTGACCTTTGGAATATTTATGGAGATTCACAGAAGCAGtcaaaagcaaaacacataGAAGAGATAAGAGGGATTTCACAGTACTGACAGAGTAGTGATGGCTTTGGTGAGAGAAAACCAAAGAACTGCAGCCAGCCAAAGTTGGTGGTTCAAACTTTTAGAATGAGACCTGTCTGTATAAAGGCTGAAATCAATAGATTCAGTCACAACTGTGCAATGTGGACATCTGTGAGAGATTGTCATGCAGCTAAAATCTGCAtgacaatatataatatacctTTATCTACTCCTGCTGTGCGAAGCAGCCCTGTTGGATTACTGCTTTGACCTTGACATCGGTGCTACAAGGTTCTTGTGTTTttgcacagggaacagcacagaaaacgAGTACAACAAATGTGCTGCAGACAACAAATACTCTGCTTTGTAATTTGCCTGGCTGTTGGTCAGGTTATGCCACACCAGAACCACTCTGGATTTGAAATCCTCCGTGTGCTTTTCtgcatatgtgtatatatgtatatacatgtaTACAGTTATACAGTATACAGTTAACTACTCCTCACTTCATTACCATGTTTCCCAAAATGCTTGGGCAAGCTCACAGGCACCTCTGCCCATACAGAGCCATAAGCTCAGAATGACTCAGGTAGTAAGGGACATGAATGAAAAAGTGGTTAGGAACAACCATCACAGATTTTCCAGAGATATGGGGGCTGACAAGCCTGATTACCTTAAAGAATGAAATCAATGAGAAGAGAGAGATTTTATGCACCTTGACTCCATAAGGACTTTCAGCAGTGTCCCGATGCATCCTTGTAGCCAAACTGATGCTAGATAGATTGAAAAAGACAACTATAAGCTGGGTGGAGTATTCACAGGCCTGCCAGGCCTGAAGGGTGGTATCAGCTATGCCAAGTCCATCTGGCAGTGAGTCAGTAGCAGCACCCTGATCCAGCTCTGGGCCTTCCAGCATGAGAAAGATAGAGATAAGCCTGAACACTTTTGGCATAAACCACCAAGACCTTTGAGGCCGGCGCACGAGAGCTAAGAGAGACTAAGGGAACTTTTCAGCCTGGAGATCAGATTATTTCAGGGGGACTTAATAGACCATGGACACTCCAGACATTGGAAAATACAACCAGATCTGCAAAGGACAACTCATCAGAATtagggagaaaagggagaaacaACACAATACCCTATTCCCATATTAAAAAACTATAAACAAAGTTTTCTTCAGTGTCTTTGTGGAAAAGACTGcttttttcactggaaaaaagcAGGGCAGATATTAGGGTTACCAAAATGTGAAGTAGGAGAgcaaataagggaaaaaaaataggatgaAAATACACattggggctttttttaaaaattttcttattCCTGTTTATTTGGGCTTTCATAAAAATTTCTTAATTCATAATaaaaaacatttgcttttctgtaTGCTTCACAATTGGTAACACTTGGCAAATTGTTAATATTTTTCAAGACAAGCAAAACTAGGTTTTTGAAATTGACATCAGACTTTCAAATAGAcatctgtatttaaaaatatttggtaatgttaaaaaatacatattaacAACAGAATATCAGAAAAATGCTGATAAGATTATGCAGCTTTGTGTATATATTTACTGTTTAGAGGCACAAATACACAGTTCTCATCAAAATTTGAATACAATTTAAAGAATGTAATACGCAATAAAACGTGTACAAAATTGCCTATTTATTTCCAGTTAAAACTATTGAAAATTAAGGTAAAATACATTGAAAGTAAAAAGTCAAACAACTGACTGAAATTAACACAGCCAGAAGAATAATGGCAGAAGAACCTGGGGTGGGTTTTTCTGAGTCAGTCCAGATGAGTACATTCAGCATCACCAGACGTTCTGCAATGACACATTCTGATATGCTGCAAAGGGCCTGAGTATTGTCAAAGTTACACAATTCCTGACTGGGGAGATTCCTATAGCCAGCTCCCACTTTCTGCACTTTCAatcacagcatttttctttccagctgtTCCATCTGCATCGCTTGTTTCTTCAAACACCGCCACTAAACTTGACAGAGTTGTGTGAGGATCAAGCAGTTTCACAACGGGTATGTCCACCTTTCTCTCCCGAAAGACACGGTTCTGAATTGTCATGGCTAACATCGAGTCCATGCCCAAAGACGAAAGTGGCGTATTCATGGTTAGTTCATCTGCATTCACTCCTGTGAGGTCACTCATCAGTGAGGTGATGTAGTCCTCCGATTTGAGAAAGGCAGTCTTGGGGACTTCAGCTTCCTCAGATGTTTCCATCTTGTTAATGTAATCTTCTGACATAAGTGTTACAAAGCGACTTTTGAGGGAAATAATCTGACGAAAAACATGATGATACAAAGTGTGAAAGTTCAATTTGGCAACAGATTGCTGTGGGTTGTTTATAAGTAAGGTCTTCCTGAGATAGTCATGAATTTCATGCACTTGCAGAATGTCTACGCCCTTGGATTCCAGAATGCTCTGAATGAGGTCTTGGTTGAGCAGAATGCCGAGGTTCAAAGCACCCCAGTTAATGGCCTGGCCTGAGAGCCCACAGTTCCTTCTGTAGAGGCAGAAGAGATCCAGGAAAGAGTTTGCAGCTGCATAGTTTGTCTGGGTGGCATTGCCCAGAAAGGAAGCAACAGAGGAGTAGCACACAAAATAGTCAAGCTCCTGGTCTCTGGTAGCCCAGTGAAGATTTAGGGTCCCTGCTACTTTTGGGCTCAGCACTTTGTGGAAGTCAGCCAGCTTCAACACTTCAAGGTGGCCGTCGTGTATAGCAACAGCACTTTGGAACACCCCTTTGATGGGACTCCCCACAAAGGTGGTGGCAATGGACTGGAAAGCTTTCTCAACATCGCTGCTCAAAGTCACATCACACTGCACAGACACTACTTTGCTCCCTTTGTACTGCTGCTGCAAAGCCCTTAACTCTTCTTGCTTCTCACTGCTGGGAATTCTCCTGGACAGAATTGCAATACACCCTCCCCCATTCTCAGCTATGAATTTCACTGTTTCAAAGCCAAGTCCAGTGAGCCCCCCAACTACTACATAAACAGCATTCTGCTTGAACAGCTGCTTCTGGGGCTCGTACAATGGGATATCTGAAAGCACACTGATGTCCTTCTGCCTTCTCAGGACAGCAAGGGGGACAGAAGTGCAGGTGAAATAGGACATCACAGAATTTAGCCCTTCAAAGTTCTCAGTCTGCTGAAAAACAGAACCTGAAAGATTTCTAAACCATTTCATATCCATGGAACTGATCCAGGCATGTATGGTCTTCTGCACTTCCTTTAGAGGTGCTTTCTGGAAAAGGCGGGCAACAGCAAGGATATGAAAGCTGACGTTTTCATGACCAATTTCACTGACATTCTGGATGCATTCTGACTGTTGCCTGCCACACACGATCACCACATCTTTAAGAAAGGACATGTGGGCCAGGTCCTCCTGAGACAGTCTGTTGACTGGAGGAAGAATAACAAGGGCACTGCACAGGTTGATATATTGCAACACGTTAGGAGTGGGCTTTGCAAGGACTGTTCTCCAACCcatcccttctgctgctgcagaaagaaCATGGCACAGAACTGAGGATGGCTCTGTAGTAATAATACCCAATGTTCTGCCATGTTTTCCTTTGGGTAACCTCTGAGTGAAGATTTCCCATGCAATGATGAAGTATGACACACAAGGGACATTCTGGAGGAATGGGAATTTCCTTGCATGGAAACAAACTGTTCCTGGAATCTGAACTCTGGATGATGCAGCAGTGGGATAACATGAAACCACGTGATCTCCCACTTTCACTTTTTTCACATCACTGCCTGTTGCAGTGACTGTGCCACTGAAATCAAGAGCTAGAAGCCTGtgtttgtccccagcctgggagTTCCAATACAGGGTATTACCAAAGTTACAGCTAGAAACACTAATGGGAAAATAATCTTCTGAGTGCAAACAAATTTTATCCACTTGAATTTCAACACTCTGTTTGTCCAGCTGAGTTGCAGTGCCACTGGATAATTCCCCAGACAAGTCTTTTGCTGTGTATGGATCAGAAGTGTACAAAGTGAATGATTGTGATTTCTGGAATGATCTTACAGGTTGGGTGTAATCTGCATCTACAAAAGGTGTACGTCTGATTTCGGACACATAAATTCTTCCCTGGCTGATGCAGACTTCTGGATAGTCCCCACCTTTGTACTTGATAAGAACATCTGCTAACACTGAGATGTCCAGGGAAGTGGAGGAGCTGAGGTCAATCAACTGAAATGTGATTTCTGGAAATTCAACAATACAGGCTCTGGTCATGCCACACAATGCAAACCCACAGTTAATGTGGTCCACATATCTCTCTGTTGTTCTGTAGGTGATCACTCTGACGGAGCAGCGAGACCTCTTCTCTCTTAGGGCCACCACTACCTGGCGATAGGCTTCGcagcactttgccaactgatcTACTGCTTTCCTCGAGGAATCTTCATTCAACTTTTGGATTCCCCACAGGAAGAGAATTTCATCATAGTCCTTAACCTCTGCTCTCATTTTGTTCTGTGCATCGCCTTCCATGAGGCAATCCCAGCCTTCATACATAACATATGTTGAAGCAGGATGCAAGTGTTTTTTGAGCTGCTCAGCTATCCCAAATTTGTCTGCAAACACAAGGACTCTGGGCTTAAACCCCAGATGTCCAATTGTCTGTGAAAGGGAGACTTCTTTCCAtttgttttgaaacagaaaCTCATTGTCTCTGGAAGACGATTCCTTCATGAAAGTGATGGCAACGCGCTTGAGCTCGGCCAAAACAGAGCCATGTTTGTCCACAAAGCACCCACAGACCTCAAGGCAGTTCCCAGTGGATTTGCTCATTCTCATGTATATCATCATTTCCTCCTGCAGCGGGCGGAGCACCACCAGGCTGCCTATCCCTGAAGGAAAGCCTGCTCTGGAGTGGAGCGTCCTTGAGGTCAGGACAGCGGTCATCTGCAGAAAGCAGTCGAGCAGCACTGGGTGGATACAGTAGCTGTACATGTCTCTGGCGGTCTCCTCATTCACCTTTATGCTTGCTATAGCTTCCTTTAGCTCCTGGCAATAATGCACATCACTGAGCTGCCTGAATATGGAGCCATACTGAAAGCCAACCTGAGACAGTGCTTCATAAAGCTCCTCTCTGCTAATCACTGACTTGCATCTTTGATAGATGGCTTGCAAGGAGATGCTGCTTTCTTCCACCACACCTTCAAGGCCCTTGGCCACTTGGCCAGCAGCATAAACTGCGTTGGAAGAAGAGAGAACTTCAAAGGTTGTCATGGCTTTTTGTGGACTCAGCTTGATACTCAGCACTTGGGAATTCTGTGTAAGAACACACGGTGCAGAAAAACTGACACTCAGCTGGCAAGTGCTCAGAGGCACTTTGGGTTCTGAGCTGCTCATCACAGAGGCCAGACCAAGCTCCACATAGAAAGCACCAGGGACTAAGGCCACCCCATTGTTCTTGTGCTCATATAAGTACGGTGTCGtttcctgggacaccaggcagCCAAACTCCAAGTTGTCACTGTTTATGCCGTAAATCAAAGAATGACTGGCGCTGACACCGCTTCGGCTTGCATGTTGAGGGATATCCAGGCTCATGAGTTTTTGGCGATCAAATTGATATCGTGGAATGGCCACAGGAACACTTTGATACCCATTATAAAAGTGCTGCCAGTTGGGATTAAATCCCAGTTCAAACAGATTTCCTACCAGGGTGAAGAGCGTCTGATATTCTGCATCTGTTTGCAAAGAGGACAAGACCTTTGTGCCTTTCCCTAGCGTTTCTTTTATGCTTCGCTGCAGTGCTCGGTGAGGACTTATTTCCACAAACACCacattttccctgcctctgGCTGCAGTTTGGATGGCTCGTGTGAAAGCAACAGGCTCACGAGTATGCTGCACCCAGAATTTGCCCTGAGAAAAGTCATTTTCAGATGCAGCCATGCCAGTCAGTGTTGAAATCACTTCCATTTCCCccttctgcttttccaaaggctctatctgctcctccagctccccgAGTATCATGTCCATACTGGGGCTGTGGTACGCAGCTGGAACATTTAAAACATGAAGAAAGATGTTTCGCTGTCTGAAAGCTTCAGCTAACTCTCTCTGGACAGCTTCCACAGCCTCTACGCTCCCAGACAAGGTGCAggaaatggggctgttgaaaGCAGCAATGCACACCTTTCCTGAGTAGGCATGCAGGCGTTCAGCAATCTCTTCAACGGGGATGTTTCCAACCACCAGCATTCTGCCACTGGGAGTCTTTGCCTGCAGCCTGCTCCGGTGATAAATCACTTTGACAGCATCTGCCAGGGACAGGTACCCAGCCACGTGTGCAGCAGCAACCTCCCCCACCGAGTGGCCAACAACAGCAACAGGCTTGAtaccccagtgcttcaggaggGAAGCTACAGCAACCTGCAGGGCAAACAGCAAGGGCTGACAAAGCTCTGGATTCAACAAGTCCTTTGGACTATGATTTCTTGCTGGCAGGAGGCTGATGGCAGCATGCTGCTGAAAAAGGTCTTCTATTTCCTTACACTTGTCTCTGAACACCGGctctgagctcagcagtgccTCACTGAACTCCTTCAGCGTGACACCGTTGCCGCAGAACACAAACACCAGCTGTGGTTCCGCTTTGGATATGGCAGGTTCCGTGCTCGCTGCCGACCTCAGCTCTTGCTGCAAGTGTTGGAGGGAATTTGTGACAAATGCTTTTCGGTACCTGTAGCTGGCGTGGCTTCTTCTGCAGGCAGAGGTATAGGCCAGGCTTGGGAGAGTTACGGAGTTCCTTGCACTCAGCTGCTCAGCTGTGTCGGCCATTGTCATCTGAAGGGACTTAGGGGATGCTGCTGACAGCAGAACTAATTCCAGGGGCTTCTTAAAGGCAGGAAGAGGCTCTGGCTGCTTCACCTGCCTGACTACAACATGAGCATTGGTTCCTCCAAATCCAAAGCAGTTGACGCCAGCTACTCTTCCATACTCACTGGATTCTTCCCAGGGCTCTACAGCTGTGGCAACAGCAAGGTTTAATTTCTCCGTATCGATGCTGCTCATCTCCTTTGAGTAATGCAAGGATGGAACAATCTTCCCATGATGCATCATCAGGAGCACTTTGATTAACccggctgctccagcagctgattCAGTGTGTCCAATATTTCCTTTCACTGAACCGATTTTCAGAATGGAAACTCGGGAAGACCTCTTTTTGCTAATGACATTACCAAGGCTTTCAGCTTCTGTAGGATCTCCAGCAGCAGTTCCTGTGCCATGGGCTTCAATGTACTGCACAACTGAGGGATCAACACGACTTCCATAAATGCTGCGCAGTAACTTCTCTTGCTCTATTTGAGACGGTCTCGTGATTGGAGTTATAGACCTGCCATTCTGATTGACTGCACTGATGTTTATCACACCCCAGATTTTGCTGTAGTCTTCCTTTGCCTGTTCCATGAAAGTTAAATTGTCTTTAATAAACTCATGCTTTTTCTGTAGagaaccaaacaacaaaacaaagccaagaACAACCAGAATATGATGCTAACTTCTAAATGTGAGTTCCTTTCCCTATGTTAGGGAAAGTTgataaattcaaaataaatggTTCATTATTCTTAAACTTAGATTGGTAAAACTTCTCTGGAATACTCATTATTAGAGCTGAAGACACAAAATTCAGGCAAACAACCAGTCTTAATTCAGGCTGCTTCACAAGCAATCTTACCTTTTTCAATGGTTTGAGGAAAACAACACCACAGCCTTCTCCCCTTCCATAGCCATCTGCATTTTTGGAGAAGGGTTTGCTTATGCCCTCTGGAGAGATCATTCTGGCTTTACTGAGAGACACAAATGTGCGGGGGTCGATGATGCAGTTCACCCCACCACAGATTGCTGCCTCACAGTCTCCTGGAGTGAAACAGAAACATATTCATGTTGAGATGGCCCTGGTGATAGACAGAAATGGTAGGAATTCTGATTTTGTTGTCCAGCACCTCTTCAGTCCCATTACCTGATTTAATGGCTCGCAAGGCATAGTgcagagcaaaaagaaaagacGAACACGCAGTGTCAACAGTCAGAGATGGTCCAGTCAGATTAAATGTGAAAGAGACCCTGTTGGCAGCAATGCTCATTGCTGTTCCAGTACCATCATAATGATTTATTTcattcacagctctgctggccatGATTTCATAGTCTCGATTCATGAGACCTGGAAAACATCAGATACATGTCAAGTTAACCCAAGACAACAATAGGCATGTACAGCTCAAAACCTGGTGGTGTGATTTCGTTTTCAGTGTTAAGATGAAACCATATGGCATCAGTTCTCCTGTCATGAAGCTTTGCTCCAACACAAGTCAAAGGGAAAAGTCACCGCAATTTCCCCTAGACTCAGCATACACAAACCTAGCTAACAGTGGAAATTCCTACCTCTCCAAGAAATGACGGGAAATTCCTACCTGCCCAGGAAATGCCCTTTCTGATAGCTCAGCTCACTCTATCATGCAGCTAAGATTTCTGGAGTCTCCTTAGACATCTGTGTGACTTTTGTGACTCACATTGTTTTAGTTTAGCTATGACAAGATTTATCAACAAGTTACAAAGACGGTAGTTCAGACATAAATATACAAGACATTAGCTTCATTTCCTCACATGTACCAAGTTAAAGGTCACAGCACAAACTACATCCAATACTttgtatttatcttttttttcacaCTTGCAACCAATAAAAATTAGTAAAGAAAAGCAGGCCCTGTGAGATCAGTTGTGTCCTCTTTCTGGGAATGCAACGTTTGAAATATGGTGGATCCCCAAGTCCATGAGAACATGTGGAAAGTGCAGTAGCTCTATTCAGAGAGGAAGGAATAGTGCCCTCAATGGAAGAAGAGCATCTCTCTGACTAAAATAATCTAAAACATTTCCCCTCTAGGTGCATCAAGCAAACTCCCCCAGAAAACTCCTTTTTAAAGAGACACAGATTACACCAGCAATAATGTGCTAATACTCTACTATTGTCCTTTAAATATCTTTCAACAGCATCTGGTATCATCTTGTCTGCAACTTTTTGGGGAGTAACAAAGGCAGTGTGACAAGTGCACCTTGGTACCATTCTAATGTTCACAGGaggatttctgctgctttaaaaGGATAGTAATCCCCAGAACACCTCAACCAAAATTATACTGGAAAACAGCATATTGGGGGGAAAGTGTAGGCCTGTGTAGAAGCCCAGAAGAGAAGGAGCTAATGTGTACGTGTCAAACACCGATTGCCGGATAGCCAGGGAGCCATCCAAGGATTGTCAGTAATAACCAAGAATTGTTAAAAAAAGCACAATGAGATGGGACCATGTGGAGGTAGGGCAGCACTTCTCTGGGATAAACATCCTTGTTCTGCTCCACAGAGACataatcacaaaatcacagaatcatctaggttggaaaagaccacTGACGTCACTGAGTCCACCCTGTGCCCAAATAACACTTACTTGACTAGACAATGGCATGAAGTACCACATCCAATCTTTcctcaaacacttccagggatggttaACTCCATCAGCTCTCTGAGCAAGTGATTCACATATCAAATCacccctttctgtgaagaatttctcCATAATGTTCAGCCTGTAaatcccctggcacagcctgaatCCACGTCCCTTCATCCTGTCTCCAGCTGCCTGTGAAAGAGGTTGATCCCCATATCactacaccctcctttcaggcagttgtagagggCAGTAAaatcacccctgagcctcctcttctcagGCTATACaccaccagctccctcagctgttcctcacaggacttgtgctccacacccttccccagctctgatGCCTTTCTCTGAACttactccagcacctcaatctCCTTCCTGAATTGAGGGGCCCAGAAGTGGACACAGAACTCGACcatgtggcctcaccagtgccataCACAGTTGGaagaatcactgccctgctcctgtggtGGCACTATTGCTGATGCatgccaggatgccactggccttcttggccacctgggcacacactggctcatgttcagctgctgaccaccagcaccaccaggtccttttctgctgggcacTTTCCTACCACTCTACCCCCATCAACAAACAatgagcagcaccaggacagaAGCAGGAATGAAATATTGACCCAAGGTGAGTCTGGGGAGGATGAAGACCACCCAAGAACCAAGACCTACAAAAAGGTCTGAAAGAAGGAACTGGACATGATAATTTGTATAGAAAGAGAGCAACCCATCTTCAGGGCAGGGAAACATATCTATAAAAAGGTACCCCCAACAAATCTGGGGGGTCCTCCAAGACCCTGGACATCTCATTTGCCACACCACCATTGGAACAAGGACCGgcaatctctttttctttttctctctttcattctctcttctctttctctctccctttctttaactcatctcctcctttcccccttttcttccACCCTACACCATTATCCCCAACCCACTGCCATGCGCTGATGTAGCAAGTCAGGGACCAACATTCCAATTTCCATGCCAAGTGTGTAATGTACTAAGAAAACATCTcctgcagagaaagaaattacTCATCTTGGGTGTTCCCTCCCCCTTAAGGGTGGAACATCACAGCCTGGCTTGGGAGTATCTTTTCTAAGAAGGCTTGGGCTGCAGATGCAGTTTCCTGCTTCCCTTCAGTGCCTGAACATAGGAAGAAGAGCACCAAAAAGAGATACAGGAATTGTACCATGAACTTCTAGAGTAGCCTGGTAATTCTTACCAAAAGTAACCACTAGTGCCATAGCACAGTAGCTTTAGATCTCCAGTCTAGATCCAGTGCTAGATGGAAAGGTTGAAAGGTTATGAAGGATTGCTCCAATCTTTGTGAGCTTCAAATACACTTTCTTTGACATGAAATTTTCATCTTACCAATAAAAACACCTGTTTTGGTGCCACTGATAGATTCCACAGGGACTCCTGCATCCTCCAGGGCTTTGTATGTGCACTCCATCAGTAATTTCTGTTGTGGATCCATGCGTTCTGCTTCCATATTATTAATCCCAAACAGGTGGTTGTCAAATGAATTAAATCTGAAATACACCGACCAGAATAAAATATGACAGATGTGTATAACATCCATTTACTTCTAGACCCACAGTAAACATCTTTTGCAACTTCATGAAAAGCTGAGCAGTAACTGGTGTTTTGGCCACAGTTCCCATTTatgaaattcagaagaaaacattCATAAGCCAAAGATGCTTCATTTTATCAGTGCTTCTGCATTTCAGAATTAAGAGCCCACTCCTACCCATTTCTATTCTTGTGGTTATTGCACTGCTACCAACTGGATTCCTCAAACTATGAAATGTGCAGAATGAGACTCCCTCTGCAGTAATGTGGTCAGAGCTTCAACAAGTTATAAACAAAATGAGAATCTCTCCTCACTGCAAAGAATCCCCTACAAAACCTGGTTTTCTAGGTttgttttcttgggtttttttcagattattttcagGAAATACAGACCAATGCTCtaaatttaaaaccaaaaagtaGAGGATCAGCTCAGGTCTGTTTTCAACAGATACCCATGCTTCTCTAAAAATACATTCATAAATACTTtgtgtgtatttatatttaaaagcatCTTCAAAACAGGCCCATGCTTACAAAAGACCAAGTCCAACTTTAATCTTGGATCCCAAGATCAGATTTATATTGCCTTTTGTAATTTCGTGATTTCAGAGCAGGATTCAATATCTAACATGGGACTAAGCATTAAAGTAATTCTGGATCCTATGGTTCAACCCTGCCAAGTATAAATTTCAAGAGACAATAAGATTTCTTCTGTGCATGTCAACTTCTCCTTTGAATGAAGCTCTACACGGATTTTAGGTGAGGATTTTAGGTGAATGTGGAATTCAAATAAAAGACACTTATTTTGACCTTACTGTAATTTGCTATTCTTCCCCCTATCACAGCccctgagcagctgtgcccatAGTCTAAGTACTACTTCAGTGGTGCAGCAGGATAACAGACTCACTCATCCAGAAGAGCAGCTCGTGTTGTACATATTTTTCCTGGCTTGTTACCA
Protein-coding sequences here:
- the LOC131091712 gene encoding mycocerosic acid synthase-like, translating into MHNCWTGLTVLLSCAAPEMEIETADEVAIVGIACNFPGGDGIDNFWKVLVEGKNCTVEIPPERFNTKEWYDADGNKPGKICTTRAALLDEFNSFDNHLFGINNMEAERMDPQQKLLMECTYKALEDAGVPVESISGTKTGVFIGLMNRDYEIMASRAVNEINHYDGTGTAMSIAANRVSFTFNLTGPSLTVDTACSSFLFALHYALRAIKSGDCEAAICGGVNCIIDPRTFVSLSKARMISPEGISKPFSKNADGYGRGEGCGVVFLKPLKKAKEDYSKIWGVINISAVNQNGRSITPITRPSQIEQEKLLRSIYGSRVDPSVVQYIEAHGTGTAAGDPTEAESLGNVISKKRSSRVSILKIGSVKGNIGHTESAAGAAGLIKVLLMMHHGKIVPSLHYSKEMSSIDTEKLNLAVATAVEPWEESSEYGRVAGVNCFGFGGTNAHVVVRQVKQPEPLPAFKKPLELVLLSAASPKSLQMTMADTAEQLSARNSVTLPSLAYTSACRRSHASYRYRKAFVTNSLQHLQQELRSAASTEPAISKAEPQLVFVFCGNGVTLKEFSEALLSSEPVFRDKCKEIEDLFQQHAAISLLPARNHSPKDLLNPELCQPLLFALQVAVASLLKHWGIKPVAVVGHSVGEVAAAHVAGYLSLADAVKVIYHRSRLQAKTPSGRMLVVGNIPVEEIAERLHAYSGKVCIAAFNSPISCTLSGSVEAVEAVQRELAEAFRQRNIFLHVLNVPAAYHSPSMDMILGELEEQIEPLEKQKGEMEVISTLTGMAASENDFSQGKFWVQHTREPVAFTRAIQTAARGRENVVFVEISPHRALQRSIKETLGKGTKVLSSLQTDAEYQTLFTLVGNLFELGFNPNWQHFYNGYQSVPVAIPRYQFDRQKLMSLDIPQHASRSGVSASHSLIYGINSDNLEFGCLVSQETTPYLYEHKNNGVALVPGAFYVELGLASVMSSSEPKVPLSTCQLSVSFSAPCVLTQNSQVLSIKLSPQKAMTTFEVLSSSNAVYAAGQVAKGLEGVVEESSISLQAIYQRCKSVISREELYEALSQVGFQYGSIFRQLSDVHYCQELKEAIASIKVNEETARDMYSYCIHPVLLDCFLQMTAVLTSRTLHSRAGFPSGIGSLVVLRPLQEEMMIYMRMSKSTGNCLEVCGCFVDKHGSVLAELKRVAITFMKESSSRDNEFLFQNKWKEVSLSQTIGHLGFKPRVLVFADKFGIAEQLKKHLHPASTYVMYEGWDCLMEGDAQNKMRAEVKDYDEILFLWGIQKLNEDSSRKAVDQLAKCCEAYRQVVVALREKRSRCSVRVITYRTTERYVDHINCGFALCGMTRACIVEFPEITFQLIDLSSSTSLDISVLADVLIKYKGGDYPEVCISQGRIYVSEIRRTPFVDADYTQPVRSFQKSQSFTLYTSDPYTAKDLSGELSSGTATQLDKQSVEIQVDKICLHSEDYFPISVSSCNFGNTLYWNSQAGDKHRLLALDFSGTVTATGSDVKKVKVGDHVVSCYPTAASSRVQIPGTVCFHARKFPFLQNVPCVSYFIIAWEIFTQRLPKGKHGRTLGIITTEPSSVLCHVLSAAAEGMGWRTVLAKPTPNVLQYINLCSALVILPPVNRLSQEDLAHMSFLKDVVIVCGRQQSECIQNVSEIGHENVSFHILAVARLFQKAPLKEVQKTIHAWISSMDMKWFRNLSGSVFQQTENFEGLNSVMSYFTCTSVPLAVLRRQKDISVLSDIPLYEPQKQLFKQNAVYVVVGGLTGLGFETVKFIAENGGGCIAILSRRIPSSEKQEELRALQQQYKGSKVVSVQCDVTLSSDVEKAFQSIATTFVGSPIKGVFQSAVAIHDGHLEVLKLADFHKVLSPKVAGTLNLHWATRDQELDYFVCYSSVASFLGNATQTNYAAANSFLDLFCLYRRNCGLSGQAINWGALNLGILLNQDLIQSILESKGVDILQVHEIHDYLRKTLLINNPQQSVAKLNFHTLYHHVFRQIISLKSRFVTLMSEDYINKMETSEEAEVPKTAFLKSEDYITSLMSDLTGVNADELTMNTPLSSLGMDSMLAMTIQNRVFRERKVDIPVVKLLDPHTTLSSLVAVFEETSDADGTAGKKNAVIESAESGSWL